One window from the genome of Osmerus eperlanus chromosome 1, fOsmEpe2.1, whole genome shotgun sequence encodes:
- the edem1 gene encoding ER degradation-enhancing alpha-mannosidase-like protein 1: MQWRSIVVGLLVLRLTLSCLLWLAFGLVPSWGFNFPLNFNFNLHKIELFRENEGVTVKTNSWSQQTQNHGESDTRQTSCPKMGDDSSKRSYLNLFDGNRDEYARKYNSFPDTLKTKMRHMAKEMFYFGYDNYMKYAFPEDELNPIDCQGRGPDVLNPSNININDVLGNYSLTLIDTLDTLVVLGNVSEFHRAVKLVIETVSFDKDSTVQVFEANIRILGSLISSHILLTDSKHPFGNVGLKDYDNELLHLAHDLAVRLLPAFQNTGTGIPYPRVNLKNGVPPDSINETCTAGAGSLLVEFGILSRLIGDSTFEWVARRAVRALWSLRSNETGLLGNVVNIQTGQWVGKQSGLGAGMDSFYEYLLKSYILFGEKEDYRMFQAAYGSIQNHLRRGRESCNEGEGDPPLYVNVNMFSGQIMNTWIDSLQAFFPGLQVLSGDVENAICLHAFYYAIWKRFGALPERYNWHLQAPDVLFYPLRPELVESTYLLYQATKNPFYLHVGMDILQSLEKHAKVRCGYATLHHVVDKSKEDRMESFFLSETCKYLYLLFDDDNPLHKSENKYIFTTEGHMVPIDERFREKQCNDLFPCLDDAPPDRHPTSRPPSNSTNCDRISEERRYALPLKSVYMRQIDHMVGLF; the protein is encoded by the exons ATGCAATGGAGGTCAATAGTAGTTGGTCTTCTCGTGCTGAGACTGACTCTCAGTTGTCTGTTATGGTTAGCGTTTGGTTTGGTACCGAGCTGGGGTTTCAACTTCCCTTTAAATTTTAATTTCAATTTGCACAAAATAGAGCTGTTCAGAGAGAACGAGGGGGTGACCGTGAAGACTAACTCTTGGTCACAGCAAACACAGAACCATGGAGAAAGTGACACACGACAGACCTCATGTCCCAAGATGGGTGATGACTCCAGCAAAAGGTCTTACCTGAATCTCTTTGATGGCAACAGGGACGAATATGCAAGGAAGTACAACTCCTTCCCAGACACCCTCAAGACAAAAATGAGACATATGGCTAAAGAAATGTTTTACTTTGGATATGACAACTACATGAAATATGCCTTTCCCGAGGATGAGCTGAATCCTATTGACTGTCAAGGAAGGGGGCCTGATGTTCTGAACCC GTCAAACATCAACATCAATGATGTCTTGGGAAACTATTCCCTCACACTCATTGACACCTTAGACACTCTTGTG GTGCTGGGCAACGTCTCAGAGTTTCACAGAGCTGTTAAGTTAGTGATAGAAACTGTGTCCTTTGACAAGGACTCAACAGTGCAAGTGTTTGAGGCAAACATCAG GATTTTAGGAAGCCTTATCTCATCTCACATTCTCCTGACTGACTCCAAACATCCCTTTGGAAATGTGGGCCTGAAGGACTATGATAACGAGCTGCTCCACTTGGCCCACGACCTGGCCGTGCGCCTGCTGCCCGCCTTCCAGAACACAGGCACCGGCATCCCCTACCCCAGG GTGAACCTGAAGAACGGGGTTCCTCCGGACAGCATCAACGAGACCTGCACGGCAGGGGCGGGCTCTCTGCTTGTGGAGTTTGGGATCCTCAGCCGCCTGATAGGGGACTCAACGTTTGAATGGGTCGCTCGACGGGCTGTCCGGGCCCTCTGGAGTCTGAGAAGCAATGAGACCGGCTTGCTAG GGAATGTGGTGAACATCCAGACAGGCCAGTGGGTTGGCAAGCAGAGCGGTCTAGGAGCTGGGATGGACTCCTTCTATGAGTATCTGCTCAAGTCCTACATCCTgtttggagagaaggaggactaCCGGATGTTCCAAGCCGCTTACGGGAGCATCCAGAACCACCTCAGAAGAGG GAGGGAGTCCTGTAACGAAGGGGAAGGCGACCCACCGCTCTATGTCAATGTGAACATGTTCAGTGGCCAGATCATGAACACCTGGATCGACTCCCTGCAAGCGTTCTTCCCTGGTCTCCAG GTTTTGAGTGGAGATGTGGAGAATGCCATATGCTTGCATGCCTTCTACTATGCCATCTGGAAGCGCTTCGGGGCTCTTCCTGAGAGGTACAACTGGCATCTGCAGGCTCCAGATGTCCTCTTCTACCCTCTGAGGCCAGAGCTGGTGGAGTCCACCTACCTACTGTATCAG GCAACTAAGAATCCATTCTATTTACACGTTGGAATGGATATCCTTCAGAGTCTGGAGAAACATGCCAAAGTCAG GTGTGGTTACGCTACTCTTCACCATGTGGTGGACAAATCCAAAGAGGATCGCATGGAGAGCTTCTTCCTCAGCGAGACCTGTAAATACCTTTACCTG CTGTTCGACGACGACAACCCGCTGCACAAATCGGAGAATAAGTACATCTTCACCACCGAGGGCCACATGGTGCCTATAGACGAGCGCTTCCGGGAGAAGCAGTGCAACGACCTGTTCCCCTGCCTGGATGACGCTCCGCCCGACCGGCACCCCACCAGCCGGCCTCCCAGCAACAGCACCAac tgCGACCGGATCTCCGAGGAGAGACGCTACGCGCTGCCTCTGAAGAGCGTGTACATGAGGCAGATCGATCACATGGTGGGACTGTtctga